GTATTCAAACCCAGTCAAACAGTCTTTATGTATGGAGGCAGTAAAAGAATACTTTGAGAGTGCAAGTGACTGCCCAATTGTTAATGACGAAATAGagttaataaaattcaGTGTAAAGAATGCGTTTCCAAATAACCCCTTTCCAGACGCGAAAGATCCAATGATCGCAGATCCAGACGGAGAACTTGAGGCTAAAGAGCAGTGGAACTTCATTTATGAATATTCTTTACAGTCTCGTAACCAAAAGCTGACGAATGACGATTtcaatgaaaatattataattgtGAGTCAAAAAATGCCTCTTTCTTATTTAgaatttagaaatttaGACTGGCGTACTAAACATGAATGCTATCAAGATATGGCGATTAACTGTATTCAGTCTTCATGGAAAATGGTGGAATCTAATTGGAAGAACCAAAATGTTCAAACAGACCTTGCATCTGCATTAGCCATATTTTGTGATAGTGTAGCcattctttattttgagagaaaaaaacaatGGAGGCAATTGGTTAAACTTATGGAAACACCAAAATATTCTTCTGCTTTTTATTGGATAAGAAGGGGATTTTATTTACCCAGGTCTTACaatctattaaaaatatcaatCAATAATGGTAAAGAGCGTAAGATAAGCGAAGAAGAGTTGGCGATTTATAAACAGTCCCTGGCAAATAGCATCCTTGAGTTGGTAAAATATAGATATTTGGCTCCACTTACTGTTGATATTGGAGAGTTATGTCATTCTCTTGCAGTTGATATGTCTGTTGCAACAACAAGAGGAATTTGGATAGGACTTGTACCAGTTGACTCTGAggtaattattgaaatggAAAGGCTATcaaataacaatattaatttagaaaaaaaagatgaagCAGTTGGCTACTATCcaataaaaaatcaattctCCCCTAGAAGAAGAGTTATTAAAAGTGAATCGGATTCTACGAGTCATAGATTTAAGAGGAATAAGAAAGAACAAATTGTTTCAATGTCGAGCTTAAAGTCACCAATTAAGACTACAGTAATGCCGAATATTAGGTTGTTACAGTATAAAAAGATAGTagaaaaagatgaagatgacCTACCGCTTGAATACCCTATTAAAAATACTCAAAAGGCAGATTggagaaaatatattaatagtgGAATTGGTGAAGCAGATCAAAACATTGATCAAAAGAGTATTCATGATTTTTATAAGACTGGTTTGGGAAAGCAATGGGGATCGAGCGATAGATACAAATACGGTTATATTACGTATAACTCAAAAGCTCCTTATATAAATAAGAGAATTCCGTTTAATAGTCAAATGAGTGGTTTTGATTATGGCGATTCGTACATTCCTGAGAAAGAAAATGGAGTTAAACTTTTAACTAAAGTTTCAGATATTTATAGAAGATCTCCGGATTCATATATAGGAATTCGGAAGAATGATCAATCAACTTTTTTAAGAGCTccatcattattattgggTAAGAAAATACCAAATTATCCATTGAATTTGGAAGAATTTGTTAATGTTCCGGATATTCCAAGAGTTAAACCATTATCAAAGGAAGAAATTTTGGAAAGAGCAAAACACATTCATCTAGAGGATAGCGAAATTGACGAATCAATTaatgttgaaaatattgttgaATACTTAAATAGAGCTAGAAAAGATAATCTAAATGAAGCAATGGTTTTGgaagatgaaaaagaatCAAAAGGTGAAAAGTACCCTGTAAAAGATTATTCACTTCCATCGGCAGAAATAATTCATAGTATTATTAAGTCTTCTGAATACTATAAAATCAAAGCAGATTGTATTCCTCATTTTGGCTATACAATAGGAAGAACATTAAGCGAAAGAGATTTAATGAGAGGGGCTAGATTTGTTTATAGGTGTCTTAGAATGGATGGCCACTTTGTCACTCCACAGACTGCATATAGAATTTGGATTAGATCTCAATTTTTGCGCAGAGATACCCCAAAAGTTCCATTTTCTCCCTATAAGGAGGAAATGAAGAGGtttattaagaaaagaagGGACGGTGATAACCAGATTTATTGCCCAGGAAAATTTCAAGATCAAGTTGACGAGATGGCTGATACAATAGCTACTgcaatatatataaatggTGTCTTCCCTGCTGATAAAATGATACACATTTGTAAAATTGcaaaagaatttatatataaaaagaTTGGCACCATTACTCAATGTGTTAGGGCATTTAGGGAGCATATTCCCAGACTAAATGGGGATTATATAATCAATCATAAGCTATTTCCAACTATTTGTACTCACATTGAGCAAGAGTCTGGAAAATACTTGTTTTCATCTAATTGAGttaattttagattttgCGCAGagttttatattattagattaaattaattattgtattttattatcaaaacaattaaaaatatattaatatttttgaaaaatatccTAATTAAAATGGCTTAAATAAATCtatattaaattgtttTAGCTACCATGATTTGTTCgacaaagaaaaaaattcgAATAATGTCTTTAAAATGgccaaaaatattaacaattaatttatgCAGTTGGAACAATGCAGTGTAACGGCTGTATGATCAATaatgtaataaataataaatctgtTATCTTGGCAATAAAACATGCATAAGTGATGGCGCCTGATATTATAAAAGTAGAATTTTACAATTAATGTAAATGCAAGCTAATTGAAGGGTGTAAAAACCTCTATAAATAGTTTAACTAGTCAgcaatttattaatttttatgtATTTataaaagttaaaaatgGAACTAGTTTTTTTGCTCACAACCCTTTTTATATTCGTTCTTAAATTTGTTGCCATAGCAGCAAACCAGGACAaaaatttaacaaaaaGTGTTGCTTCCAGCTTACCCCTGGTTGAAGTATCtagaatttcaaaaattgcAACAAAATATGTTTCTGGTGCAAATATACCTGAAGTAGTTAATAAGCCTGGCTGGGGAGCTAAGATTTctgtaattaataattataagtCGGCAATGTTCAGAAGAGAAATATGGTCACAAGTGATACAAACTTTAAATGAACCTGTTATTGGGTATAATGTTACAATTTCAAATCATTACATAAAAAACCCACCTCCTGTCCAGGCTTTTATGAAGTCTGAACTACCAATAGAAATGAATAGTCAGTGCTTAAATGcattcaattatttttatgtCCATCCAAATTTAATAACCTGCACCCCATCACCTTCCAAAGAGTTGTTAGAGATTCTTTTCAGGTATATTTGTATGAAGTctgtaaaaaaaatctttttatCTTGGACAGGTTTTATTTTCGTCCTTAGggaaataattgaaaaagcaatattttcaattaaaaataataaagttcCTAAATCTGTTTTCAACAGTTTGATGAGCGAGTATTATCATAATCCATATAAAGACTTTGTTCCAATTGGAAAAAGATTAGGGAAACACATAAAAATGGATATAGAAGGACAGAATATCTGGCAGTTCATAGTTTCCAGGAGTAAGCTCttatataatattgattcaCCAACAAGGGCTGCTCGCCGTGGAGAATGGGCATTTGTAGTTATATCCGGTAATCATACTCCAGCAGAGTTTTTGTATATGAGAGAAATACGTTTTATGAATGTCGACTCTGTGCAATTAATCACTGCCATACTATTTACCATGATTATGTTCAAGGTAAAGAACCCTTCAAAATTCAAGTCATTTGAAGTAGTTATTGAAGATCataacaaaaaaatgaagaaaagtGTAAATTCCAACTTGCTGTTGGCATTTTCTGCTAGAATTGCAACatattattcttatatTATAAACGACTGGAATGATCAAATTGATAACTTAATGGAAATTGATttggaagaaaaagaaaaaaggaGAAATCAAACATTTATTTGGCACTCAAAGCCTCTACTTTCTTTAGCTTTTGAGCCAGATATTACGGTACCTAATGAACTAGTTTCTAACTGCGTAAGGTATTGCGAAGACTTGGTTTCAAGAGGTATTGTTTCTGTTGTTGGCGTTGATAATGGGGCAgaatcttcttcatttctgcaaaaaaaactagaaaatatttgtaaaaaattacaaaacAAAATCCTACCATACACCGAAATTTATGTTGAACCTGAGAAAAATGTACCTAAGtctatattaaaaagttcGGTCAAGCCTAGTAGtctaaaaaagaaaaagttgAGATTTGATAATAACGTGCAAGTTTCAATATACAATAAAGGCGAGCATATTAGCGAAAGGACTCCTATTGGTAACTTCACACTTGGTTCATCATTAAAAACTTCTTTAATGAAGCCAGAAGGAAGTTCAACCGCAAGACCTGAAATCCCAATTGATAACATTGGATCTCAAACCTCTCAACGCGTTGAAAATACTAATGCAGCCTTTGACAATATTGATCTTCAACACCTTCAAAAAGAAGATCTATTTGAAAAAACGCCATATCCatttgaagatgatgaatcTTCCATTAATCAAAGCAATTCTGAAAATGTTAAGCCTGTAAACTCATTAAATATGgttaataatgaaaataagtCATCAAAGAAATCCTGATGCGATTAATTATGTCATTCAAAGTTGAATgccaaaatttaatttaggTTGAgcatttttaatttgtaGGAAAATTTTAGAGattttctatttatttataatatttgaattgtGAATCGCTTTTCGAATTAgcatttaaatattatacgACAACTTCATTTGACAATGTAGATTGTGAAAATGTTACATCAGAAACGAGTATATCAGGCATGATCCACGGCCCGAATGCATTTATACaaattgtttttaattcattgtCACTTGAAACAAACACTGGGATGTATTTGATAAGGACTTTAAAACATTTTTTGGCTGGTCCATTGGGGGGAGATTCTTTGGTGAAGCTATGCACAAACTTTACAACATCATTAATACTAAAACCACCAGGCATTATGGTTTGCAAATGCCCAAATAATACCGAGCCTCTTAAAGGTGCGGAGAGCTTCGAGAAGCCATTtcttttactttttttggGGGCTTTTGATTCGAAAATAAATCTTGCCAATCGTAAAGATGCAGAATTAGTGCCAAAATCGTAATTTATTGTTTGCTGACTTTGACTTAAAGCATTGCTTATGGTGTCATCTACGCTAATTCTTCCAATTCGTCCGTTCAATATACAGCTTGCCATTTTCCCACATgtttcatcaatattaatttgtattttatctccaattatttttaagaTTTTAACTAAAGACTTTCGGCAATTTTCTGGATCAACTGATTTGGTTGTAAATGATAGTgctgaagaagaagaagacGAGATAGCAAAAACTATTCTAGGCCAAAGAAAGTTGGTTATACTCGAGTAATCCATTGGCGAAGTAATAGCTGAAAGATACATGCATGCAGCTGGCTTGGTAACACCAGGAGGAATATGTTTTTCTAGTATAAATGTCCCAATCATCCAATCAGCAATTCTAGAAAGAATGGTGGTATCTGAAATGAGTCTCATCTCATCAACTGACAAATAGCTTGATGAATCAGAAAAAATTCGATTGCATATCCTTGCAACTTCAGAAACTTGTGTAAGCCTGATATCATACAATGAACCAATCTTCATGATTGATATTGTGCATTCTACTGTTTGAGATTTCGAGTTTTTCATCAAATCTGCGATTAATATCATCTCTTTCGGAAGATCAGAGTGTAGTACATCTTCATCTGAAGTTGTATTCTTTATCAAAATCTCCACTTCCATCCATAACTGATATGATTTTAAACCACTAGAATTCCCCAAAATTCCCAccattttatttaaagtttcCCACATAAAATTTCGATTTCTACTCAACGCAAAGTCTACGTACTTTTTCGATTTTGATAAGCTTACTAGAGCAGAGTTGTGGAAAGATTGATCGCTTAAACACTGTTGTAATTTTTGGCATATTACTGGAAATTCGTTTGGTCCAACACCTGGAATTGTTAACTCCCCAGCTACTAGGGAAACTCTAAGAGACTCTTCACAGTGGGTATCTGAAACTAACAGCCCACCAATTCCAGGCATTATAGCCGATAATGATTCTTCAGCTGATCTAAAAAGATCAATCCTTTTTGCCAATCTTCTTAATAACATTGCAACTTCTAAGTATATTATATCTGGCAGCATAAAtgtattttgaaattttatgGCATCTATTACTTCTTCTGAAGAAAGTTCTGcacaaaatatatttaaattaacaATTTCGTTAAAGCTTataaaatttgtatttacttgattaatttgattatcTTTGCTGGGCATGGTTGTTATTTCTGTGGAGAGCATCGCAGTTGTGGCATTTGTGGTTGTAGAAGTAATACTTTCTACTGGAAGATCATGCTCGCTAGGATTTGATATTTCActtttattagaattttgTATTGAGCTAgctatattaaatttaaacatTTTCCGGACAACGACTAATTTACCATTTTTGTCTTTTCGTTCAATTTCCTCTAATTCCTCTTTTGAAGGTAACTccataataaatttaaaatttgtcGAATAGCTTATCTCATTTTTGTCGCCAATGAGTTGATCTAATTCACTGTAATAGTTTTTTGTTATGCAACTCTTGAAATTACAATAATCACTAGCGGTATTAGGGTCTTCTACCTGATTAAAAGACtcataaattaaaatttttataatatagttttctttctttttcacAACTTGATAAATAACCCCTAAGTTTTCAGATTTATGGGTTAATTCGGTataaaaatctttaatacaTATTTCtaaagatttattaatacttgTGTATACCGATTTGGAAATTGATGATACTTCATAGCATCCCACACAGTTAAGTTGAATATATGCTGAGAATATAAgtagaattaaataaattagaacccatttgaatttgtaaattattgaagaatttttaGCACTCattgataaaatattcaactTTTTAGTTATCTTTTATTCTTTCATTTGTTAGTTTTCACcatttacaaaaaaaataagatacATTAAGCTAAACATGGCGGGAAATGCAATATTGCAACTGTATGTACAAATGATTCATTTAGTGAACTAAATCAAGATAATGACAAGAAATCGAgtttttgatattatttttaatacttattaatataactAGACTTATTTCAGAGATTAAGATATGATaatgtttttttatttcaagaaataGATGTAAGGAATCCACCAGAAAAAGTTAGATGGCTCCCATTAAAATTCTTTCCTACTGAGTGTTGAGTTTTTGTATTGTTTTCATATGAACTACCTTCTTCTGGCATATagaaatcattttcaatatgtACCGAGCTTTTGTTTACTTTAGATGTTTTATAACCTGCCTTGCTCGGCAATCTTCCAAAACTATCTCTTATTTCcccaataatatttgttgaGCATCCTGAAAAATGTTGATTAAAGTTTTTATGaagatttgaattattcaatatagTGCCCATTGAATTATCGGATGCTCTTTCTAATTGGGTACCGTAGTTCTCTGATTCACCAtatccaataatatctaGTTTCATTCTACTACAACCTGGCTTCCTAGTATATAATGGAACGCAACAGCCAAGTGAAGAGTCGTAAACTATGCTCCTTTTGAGAGAGACTTGCCCAACTTTGGGAGTTTCTTCGtgattataattttttttactaaCGTTGTCATTTTTCCAGTTACTTGCCTGGAAAATCTTATAAATCTTTTCTGAACAAAGGTCATATCTAAAACCTCCTACATTTCTTTTAATGCTATCATTGGGCTCTTCTGTATTATTGCAGCctattaaatcttttacTTCATCTTTTGAGTAATTAGGAATATATGCCCTTCTACAAATTTGTGTTTGAGAATTTTGACAAGAAAATTCCATTATAGGTAAAAATacattatatattaattatcacaattctaataaaatcgataaaaaatttttttattaagtttttttCTAGTGTGAAAATTGCACCCTGTTGCAcacaaataaaattaaaaaatcaatttctgaatttattgttaagaaatttacaaaataattaagagcaatattcaaaatcaataattaatgctATAAACTAAATGTATAATTGACTAGTCAATCAATTCTGAAAAAgttttatcaatttttgtattttttgtaggcttttttttaattccagactcatttattttttttgtagGAATGGCTCTAACTAATTCTTTTTGGCTTTTTGAGCCGGAATCGGACGAATCTAGAATATCTctaatattcattattttattcCTTGATAAGACTTCTGGGTTTTTTATTCGTTCTATTCCTGTTGACCTTACTTTGCTATTGACTCTTTTAACCTTGTCAGAATATAATAACGTACTCCCAGAAGCCAAATTAATAGATGATATAGAGTGTGTCAAAGAGcttccaatatttttgtGATTACAACTCCCATTTATACTTTCATCACAAAGTTCTGTTggaatttcttcaaaagaACGAGcatttcttgaaattttgttgaaattaaattcttccaTAACTACAGGGGAGATTTTCTTGTTTGTTTTTGAAAATCCTTCTCTAATCTTTCTTTCTGCAGGTTTTCTACTCTTTAAATAACTTCTATCGAACGGTTTGAAAGATTGATTCTCATATTCATGCTGGCTTGACAAAAGCAtttcatttgaaatatcaGATGGCCACTTACTAAACCATCTTCTCGAGACATCATGACAAAATACTTCAATAGAATTTTCCCCATCATAAACCATTTTATATAATTGCTCACCGTAgtaattcttcttttgcATTAAGTTCCTAATTGCTTTTGAACACATATCAGTAAGAATAGAAATTTTTGCATCAACTTCATTTACAGAGCTGGTTGCAATATGCTGGTCAACATAAAGCTTTCTCCAAACATCTCCCAATAAAGAGCTATCAGTTGGCATTGTAGGTGCCATAAATATCCCAGGTTTTCTTGCCTCACTAGCAATGAATGACCATTGCTCATTAACATCGTCCAAGTGGTAGCGCAATTGCTTGGACTTGTCTTTTGGGGTGATAAAAGCttctttttcatatttGTCAGTTTCTTTGGACCATACATTAGGGAGAGACCCTTTATATTCTTCTGGGACTCCTTTTTCTGAgtaaattgaaatatatacaGCGCTACAAAATGACAAAACCTTTTCTTCTCGTGCTTTTGAATTATCTGCGTTAATTAAAATCgagaatttatttcttgGAAGATATTCCCAGTACTTTCCCTCTGGCTCTGTATTTGTCGGTTTGTCACGTACAATTAGTCTGTACGCAAGCTCTCTAATTCCTCTTTGgcaaaaatgaataaagtTAGAATATAGTCCAAATGAAAACTTAAATCCATTTGGAATGGAATTTATAGGAATTCCTTTAACAAAGTCTGACCATTTACTGAATAGCGCAATTCTCTCCCATTCTTGTTCCCTATTAATTGGGAGGTCTGTTACCTTCTGAGGCTCGTAAACAATCTCAACTTCATTTTTCCTCATTTTATCCGCATTAACCCATTCATTCTTTTCTCTATCCCAATATGGGCCTTGAATATTAACATCTTCTTTTTTGGGGATCTGTATCTCTTCTAATAGATCGACCAAACCAACTAATATTTGATGTAGcttttcatctttaagAATTCTGTATAATGAGGCACCATCTTTTTGAAAGATGTAATTGATTAAATGGTGCCTTCTATTTGGAAGTATTAGCATATTACCTTTTTCCCCTATAAAAATAGGGTTTAGTCTCTTTTCTGTCAACTTTATCGACTCAAAATTATCAAGTAGAGTTTGTAAGTAGCTCTGGTCAATTTCTGATgatcttttctttaattccTCCTCATTAGATCCAAACTTTACTCCTATTTTGcattcttttaaatattgtaaaaGTCTTCTTGTTGCTAATTCATATGGAAATAGTGTTTCATCTAATAAACTTTTTATTGAAGCCTGCCAAAGTTCAGAATTATGCCTCAAATTATCTTCCAAAAAGGCATTCTgtttgtaataattttcatatttattcGGAACTTGACCTTCAAACCCATttcttaaataaatttgcaAACGGACCCCAGTTTCAGccattaaaatataaaaccCCTTGATAAATTTATCAAGAGTTCCATATTCATTTGGAATTGCATCAGATAAGAGAGGTCTCAAAACTGATTCCCCATACAATTGCCTTGATACTACTGGAGAAGTAGGAAGTTTAACAAGTGCTTCAATTTCCTTCTTTTGTTGCTCTGTTGCCTCACTATGcatatttttattagtGAAATTTGGAACAATACTTTCTATATGGTCCATAATTGCTCCCAATGAGCTATTGTTCATCTTTTGAATCATCTCAATCAAAGAATTAACAGAGATAGAAGGCTCATTGTTTAAAAgatcatcatcatcatcattttccTTTATTTTAAGTCTTCTTCTCTCCATaattgttaataatattttagaGAGGTTTCTActataataattcatttcaTTCTGGCTTAGGCCAGTATTTGCAAGCACTTTgttaaattcttcttcGCTAAAGTGGTTCACAGTCTTTACTAAAGGCTGAATAACCTCTATCATTGATCTAATTTTCTCTAACGTGTTTATTCTATAGTAACCATATTTAGTATTTAGCTCGAAAAATATACGAATTTCAGCCCTTACTATACCTGGAAGTAAGTCTAAAGCTTCAATAATTTGCGGAGTATAGTAATTTTGCTTCTTCTCCTTTTCTTTTACTATTAGATTATAGagcttttttatttgagtCATAATACTTGGTGTTAAAGCTACATGCTTATATGCAAGGTGTTCGAGATTAGGTAGTGTTACAACTGAGAGGTCTGTATTTGATATGAGATCCATCcattcttcaaaaatagCATTTCGTTTCTTTTTATACCCTTTTTTTGtctttatcaataaaatatcTCTCTTTCCTCTATggttattaataaattgcTCTAGAAGGTCAGAAGTTGGACCAAGTCGAAGTAATTTTACAGCTACAACTTCAGGGTCATCACTTTCTATTGCATCCCTAAGTTGTAACAATGTCCCTGGAAAATATTCCCTAAGCCTTAATGGATCCTTTCTGAGAGTATTCAGATGGAGCTGCTTTACAACATGCAGGAAGTTACGCAAAAGTGTCTGCTTTGTAATGA
This Cryptosporidium parvum Iowa II chromosome 7, whole genome shotgun sequence DNA region includes the following protein-coding sequences:
- a CDS encoding hypothetical protein (cryptosporidium family of large secreted proteins (CpLSP) signal peptide, secreted, gene within locus of secreted protein genes), which produces MSAKNSSIIYKFKWVLIYLILLIFSAYIQLNCVGCYEVSSISKSVYTSINKSLEICIKDFYTELTHKSENLGVIYQVVKKKENYIIKILIYESFNQVEDPNTASDYCNFKSCITKNYYSELDQLIGDKNEISYSTNFKFIMELPSKEELEEIERKDKNGKLVVVRKMFKFNIASSIQNSNKSEISNPSEHDLPVESITSTTTNATTAMLSTEITTMPSKDNQINQVNTNFISFNEIVNLNIFCAELSSEEVIDAIKFQNTFMLPDIIYLEVAMLLRRLAKRIDLFRSAEESLSAIMPGIGGLLVSDTHCEESLRVSLVAGELTIPGVGPNEFPVICQKLQQCLSDQSFHNSALVSLSKSKKYVDFALSRNRNFMWETLNKMVGILGNSSGLKSYQLWMEVEILIKNTTSDEDVLHSDLPKEMILIADLMKNSKSQTVECTISIMKIGSLYDIRLTQVSEVARICNRIFSDSSSYLSVDEMRLISDTTILSRIADWMIGTFILEKHIPPGVTKPAACMYLSAITSPMDYSSITNFLWPRIVFAISSSSSSALSFTTKSVDPENCRKSLVKILKIIGDKIQINIDETCGKMASCILNGRIGRISVDDTISNALSQSQQTINYDFGTNSASLRLARFIFESKAPKKSKRNGFSKLSAPLRGSVLFGHLQTIMPGGFSINDVVKFVHSFTKESPPNGPAKKCFKVLIKYIPVFVSSDNELKTICINAFGPWIMPDILVSDVTFSQSTLSNEVVV
- a CDS encoding hypothetical protein (cryptosporidium family of large secreted proteins (CpLSP) signal peptide, secreted, gene within locus of secreted protein genes), with the translated sequence MELVFLLTTLFIFVLKFVAIAANQDKNLTKSVASSLPLVEVSRISKIATKYVSGANIPEVVNKPGWGAKISVINNYKSAMFRREIWSQVIQTLNEPVIGYNVTISNHYIKNPPPVQAFMKSELPIEMNSQCLNAFNYFYVHPNLITCTPSPSKELLEILFRYICMKSVKKIFLSWTGFIFVLREIIEKAIFSIKNNKVPKSVFNSLMSEYYHNPYKDFVPIGKRLGKHIKMDIEGQNIWQFIVSRSKLLYNIDSPTRAARRGEWAFVVISGNHTPAEFLYMREIRFMNVDSVQLITAILFTMIMFKVKNPSKFKSFEVVIEDHNKKMKKSVNSNLLLAFSARIATYYSYIINDWNDQIDNLMEIDLEEKEKRRNQTFIWHSKPLLSLAFEPDITVPNELVSNCVRYCEDLVSRGIVSVVGVDNGAESSSFLQKKLENICKKLQNKILPYTEIYVEPEKNVPKSILKSSVKPSSLKKKKLRFDNNVQVSIYNKGEHISERTPIGNFTLGSSLKTSLMKPEGSSTARPEIPIDNIGSQTSQRVENTNAAFDNIDLQHLQKEDLFEKTPYPFEDDESSINQSNSENVKPVNSLNMVNNENKSSKKS
- a CDS encoding hypothetical protein (cryptosporidium family of large secreted proteins (CpLSP) signal peptide, secreted, gene within locus of secreted protein genes), whose protein sequence is MKLDELFHISLLILYFLIFLGNVKSSPTVTKKDDIDKEVAPGLPLLNNDEVYSWNTLRDYVEYYESNIEIIREKYPSLEDHLIKSQWFSIIDVLRCEYEIEQDKTLFPPRIKIKSLPKIINDVKSLWKEKNFLSVSLEKSEFIQRCTTAVRNLIFHKSIQVETYDKSLLKSICNDSSIMFFNPAMLYEELKTKTDYDKQRIPISRLTCIDKHRIRIGQWSAIVHLHALDSEDGRDRIFSQNDSMEQDFLPYSPPDSFHTEIEAENFELVCKEALSDYYSRVEDKNVILEIFCKDAKDIYYNNPLEIHGKYAIYGTSIEKLKLNEIKKKAGRINPPSLMALNLMEYRSLRISEWVVIVDQLEIDKKSKPRYDRIVGNISIDPRPYGFIASLNSREFEEACINALMSRVKQQEEIMKLIHNFEMNPEKMELDEVIEWERQYSIEVIEPDTFCKDAAGVYFGISRDSFTVMRELPLTNPPQFIDPGRGLLKSDLPTKVLDLNNERSARGSERINDIDWRVEASCFLWESLIKSRVHSRIEDAITNIQWQAIKQQANGFVFLDIGIDGFYNGIEDPPKSIFSFSDDPFGMYSQCLHAFSESNRRKTNINYFDKLPKFDYKWTISKNISEKLLNRGINSENFESFKEYSNPVKQSLCMEAVKEYFESASDCPIVNDEIELIKFSVKNAFPNNPFPDAKDPMIADPDGELEAKEQWNFIYEYSLQSRNQKLTNDDFNENIIIVSQKMPLSYLEFRNLDWRTKHECYQDMAINCIQSSWKMVESNWKNQNVQTDLASALAIFCDSVAILYFERKKQWRQLVKLMETPKYSSAFYWIRRGFYLPRSYNLLKISINNGKERKISEEELAIYKQSLANSILELVKYRYLAPLTVDIGELCHSLAVDMSVATTRGIWIGLVPVDSEVIIEMERLSNNNINLEKKDEAVGYYPIKNQFSPRRRVIKSESDSTSHRFKRNKKEQIVSMSSLKSPIKTTVMPNIRLLQYKKIVEKDEDDLPLEYPIKNTQKADWRKYINSGIGEADQNIDQKSIHDFYKTGLGKQWGSSDRYKYGYITYNSKAPYINKRIPFNSQMSGFDYGDSYIPEKENGVKLLTKVSDIYRRSPDSYIGIRKNDQSTFLRAPSLLLGKKIPNYPLNLEEFVNVPDIPRVKPLSKEEILERAKHIHLEDSEIDESINVENIVEYLNRARKDNLNEAMVLEDEKESKGEKYPVKDYSLPSAEIIHSIIKSSEYYKIKADCIPHFGYTIGRTLSERDLMRGARFVYRCLRMDGHFVTPQTAYRIWIRSQFLRRDTPKVPFSPYKEEMKRFIKKRRDGDNQIYCPGKFQDQVDEMADTIATAIYINGVFPADKMIHICKIAKEFIYKKIGTITQCVRAFREHIPRLNGDYIINHKLFPTICTHIEQESGKYLFSSN